From one Polynucleobacter sp. UK-FUSCHL-C3 genomic stretch:
- a CDS encoding heme-binding protein, whose product MLANKPFLRQEDVQKILDAANAHAEKYNWAVTIAVCDDGGHLLGLIRRDGCAPVSSYIAQDKARASAMGKRESKVYEDIINNGRTAFATVPHIKGMLEGGVNIDVDGHTIGAVGVSGVKSADDAGIARAGIAAIL is encoded by the coding sequence ATGCTAGCCAATAAACCCTTTTTACGCCAAGAGGATGTCCAAAAAATTCTGGATGCGGCTAATGCCCATGCCGAGAAATACAATTGGGCGGTAACCATTGCGGTATGTGATGATGGCGGTCATCTTTTGGGCTTGATTCGCAGAGATGGCTGCGCCCCTGTTTCGTCCTACATAGCCCAAGATAAAGCACGTGCTTCCGCAATGGGTAAGCGTGAGAGCAAAGTCTATGAAGATATTATTAATAACGGCAGAACAGCGTTTGCCACCGTGCCTCATATCAAAGGAATGCTCGAAGGTGGAGTCAATATTGATGTGGATGGGCACACGATTGGAGCGGTTGGCGTATCAGGTGTTAAATCTGCAGATGATGCTGGCATTGCACGCGCTGGAATTGCTGCCATTCTTTAA
- a CDS encoding DEAD/DEAH box helicase — MSSELANFADFHLDPKILKAVAEQGYTQATPIQAKAIPIVLEGRDVMGAAQTGTGKTAAFTLPIIQKLLPNSNASTSPARHPIRALILTPTRELSDQVADNASLYAKHTDLRTAVVFGGVDIKPQAMTLRAGVEILIATPGRLLDHLGSKTADLSQVQILVLDEADRMLDMGFLPDLQRIINLIPAQRQTLLFSATFSPEIKKLAQTYLRNPVTIEVARQNAAADTVNQVVHFVKSENKRAAIVAILQNRVKAGHTKQCIIFTNSRLGCARLANALERDGIKASAIHGDKSQTERMLTLEAFKSGSIDALVATDVAARGLDIPDMPCVINHELPFNAEDFIHRIGRTGRAGSKGDAIALVDDSEKRLLEDIEKLIKRKLPVSALPIASSGIKAAGTTKPIAADPFFFMPYEPNKEGKDVIAETASSVNKPKLADGKNKKPVLGALLGGAKK, encoded by the coding sequence ATTTCGTCTGAGTTAGCAAACTTTGCTGACTTCCATTTAGACCCCAAGATTCTCAAGGCGGTAGCTGAGCAAGGTTATACACAAGCTACCCCCATCCAAGCGAAAGCCATTCCAATTGTTTTGGAAGGTCGTGATGTAATGGGGGCTGCTCAGACTGGCACAGGGAAGACAGCTGCATTCACGCTGCCAATCATTCAGAAGTTATTGCCTAATTCCAATGCAAGTACATCGCCAGCCCGCCACCCCATTCGAGCCCTGATTCTTACCCCCACTCGAGAGTTGAGTGACCAAGTTGCTGATAACGCTAGTTTGTATGCCAAACACACCGATTTACGAACAGCAGTTGTTTTTGGTGGGGTAGATATCAAACCTCAAGCCATGACCCTGCGTGCTGGTGTAGAGATTTTGATTGCGACCCCAGGACGCTTACTCGATCACCTGGGCTCTAAGACTGCAGATCTCTCACAAGTCCAAATCTTAGTGCTTGATGAGGCTGACCGAATGCTTGATATGGGATTCTTGCCAGATCTGCAGCGCATCATTAATCTTATTCCGGCGCAACGCCAAACTCTTTTATTCTCGGCCACCTTCTCGCCCGAGATCAAGAAATTAGCCCAGACCTATTTGCGTAATCCTGTGACCATCGAAGTGGCAAGACAAAATGCGGCTGCTGATACAGTCAATCAAGTCGTGCATTTTGTAAAGTCAGAGAATAAACGTGCAGCTATTGTGGCAATTTTGCAAAATCGAGTGAAGGCAGGACATACTAAACAATGCATCATCTTTACCAACAGTCGACTAGGGTGCGCGCGACTGGCCAATGCATTAGAGCGCGATGGTATTAAAGCATCGGCAATTCATGGTGATAAGAGTCAGACTGAACGAATGCTGACCCTTGAGGCTTTTAAGAGTGGCAGCATCGATGCCTTAGTGGCGACCGATGTGGCTGCCAGAGGTTTGGATATTCCTGACATGCCCTGCGTGATTAATCACGAACTGCCCTTTAATGCTGAGGACTTTATCCATCGTATCGGTAGAACCGGCAGAGCTGGCAGTAAAGGCGATGCGATTGCACTGGTGGACGATAGTGAGAAACGTTTACTTGAGGATATTGAGAAGCTCATAAAGCGCAAACTACCAGTTTCTGCTTTACCCATTGCTAGTAGCGGCATCAAAGCGGCGGGAACAACTAAACCAATCGCAGCAGACCCATTCTTCTTCATGCCATACGAGCCAAATAAAGAAGGTAAGGATGTAATTGCAGAAACTGCTTCGTCAGTTAACAAGCCAAAACTGGCTGATGGTAAAAATAAGAAGCCTGTCTTGGGAGCCCTCTTGGGCGGAGCGAAGAAGTAA
- a CDS encoding type II toxin-antitoxin system VapC family toxin, with protein MKCYLLDTNTISHIVKNQQKVIKRLVSIPMSAIYISSITYAEIQYGLAKRPGAKTLKNTINELLKHIDVLSWDLSTAEVYGKLRASLEQQGKSIDTLDLLIASHAVSNNMTLVSDDLAFKHLKTLKLENWLRM; from the coding sequence ATGAAATGTTACTTGCTCGATACTAATACGATCAGTCATATTGTAAAAAATCAACAAAAAGTGATTAAACGACTGGTATCTATCCCAATGTCAGCAATTTATATCTCGTCGATTACGTATGCGGAGATTCAATATGGCTTAGCAAAAAGGCCTGGGGCTAAGACACTTAAAAACACAATAAATGAACTACTTAAACATATTGATGTTCTGAGCTGGGATCTCTCTACCGCTGAAGTCTATGGAAAGTTAAGGGCGAGTTTGGAGCAGCAAGGTAAATCTATTGATACTTTGGATCTTCTCATTGCCAGTCATGCTGTCTCGAACAATATGACCCTTGTAAGTGATGATCTAGCTTTTAAACACCTTAAAACTCTTAAGCTAGAGAATTGGCTAAGAATGTAA
- a CDS encoding AbrB/MazE/SpoVT family DNA-binding domain-containing protein encodes MKQTAKLFTNGRSQAIRLPKEFRFNSTEVFLDKDLDTGNLIISAKPADWSGFTAMLDTLKTPKDFLSKKERKQKLSSRDPFKGLAE; translated from the coding sequence ATGAAGCAAACTGCAAAATTGTTTACCAATGGACGTAGTCAAGCAATCCGACTACCTAAAGAGTTTCGCTTTAACTCAACCGAAGTATTTTTGGATAAAGATCTAGATACAGGTAATTTAATTATTTCTGCTAAACCGGCTGATTGGTCTGGTTTCACAGCAATGCTCGACACATTAAAAACTCCCAAAGATTTTCTTAGCAAGAAAGAGCGCAAGCAAAAATTATCGTCTCGGGATCCATTTAAGGGATTGGCAGAATGA